A single region of the Sorghum bicolor cultivar BTx623 chromosome 9, Sorghum_bicolor_NCBIv3, whole genome shotgun sequence genome encodes:
- the LOC8066554 gene encoding probable receptor-like protein kinase At2g42960, with protein MSTTGEILRTELSSRTPPFGLRLWIVIGICIWVAILFILGFMCFWSIYRRKPSKSSFDSTNTIPVSQIPDVSKEIAVDEVREHAAVQSFHVHESRTLAVAVQEKHCEKKDSGKMLGHLVRSKSSDADNLSQCSSAYQCEKAASSYSGDEGNSGNAIARRQYSQYPTVSASPLVGLPEFSHLGWGHWFTLRDLEHATSRFSKENVIGEGGYGIVYRGRLINGTDVAIKKLLNNMGQAEKEFRVEVEAIGHVRHKNLVRLLGYCVEGIHRMLVYEYVNNGNLEQWLHGAMRQHGVLTWEARMKVILGIAKALAYLHEAIEPKVVHRDIKSSNILIDEEFNGKLSDFGLAKLLGAGKSHITTRVMGTFGYVAPEYANTGLLNEKSDVYSFGVLLLEAVTGRDPVDYGRPANEVHLVEWLKMMVGTRRAEEVVDPDMELKPAIRALKRALLVALRCVDPDAEKRPTMGQVVRMLEAEDVPSREDRRSRRGHSNNADSESKASSSEFEISSDRRELGPSSRFQP; from the exons ATGTCGACGACTGGCGAAATCCTGCGGACGGAGCTATCTTCCAGGACACCGCCGTTCGGCCTGAGGCTATGGATTGTGATTGGTATCTGCATCTGGGTGGCGATCCTGTTCATCCTAGGCTTCATGTGCTTCTGGTCCATATACCGGAGGAAGCCCAGCAAGTCGTCCTTCGACAGTACCAATACCATCCCGGTGTCCCAGATTCCGGACGTCTCCAAGGAGATTGCGGTGGACGAGGTGCGTGAGCACGCTGCTGTCCAGAGCTTCCATGTGCACGAGAGCCGCACACTGGCGGTGGCGGTGCAGGAGAAGCACTGCGAGAAGAAGGATTCTGGGAAAATGCTGGGGCACCTGGTCAGGAGCAAGTCGAGTGACGCTGATAATCTGAGCCAGTGCAGCTCGGCGTACCAGTGCGAGAAGGCTGCAAGCTCATATTCTGGTGATGAAGGCAACTCGGGCAATGCTATCGCTAGGAGGCAGTACTCTCAGTATCCAACTGTCTCCGCGTCTCCGTTGGTTGGTCTCCCCGAGTTTTCGCACCTAGGATGGGGCCATTGGTTTACTCTCAGGGATTTGGAGCATGCGACGAGTCGGTTCTCTAAGGAGAATGTCATTGGGGAAGGTGGATATGGCATTGTTTACCGGGGTCGACTCATTAATGGGACTGATGTTGCAATTAAAAAGCTTCTTAATAACAT GGGTCAGGCAGAAAAGGAGTTCAGGGTTGAAGTTGAGGCAATTGGGCATGTCAGGCATAAGAATCTGGTCCGCCTTCTAGGATATTGCGTCGAGGGTATCCACAG GATGCTTGTGTATGAGTATGTGAATAATGGGAACTTAGAACAGTGGCTTCATGGTGCAATGCGTCAGCACGGTGTTCTTACTTGGGAGGCCCGGATGAAAGTCATTCTTGGAATTGCCAAGGC GCTTGCTTATTTACATGAAGCCATAGAACCAAAAGTTGTACACCGTGATATCAAATCGAGCAATATTTTAATTGATGAAGAATTCAATGGCAAGCTTTCTGATTTTGGATTGGCCAAGCTCTTGGGTGCTGGGAAGAGCCATATCACAACTCGAGTTATGGGAACATTTGG GTATGTGGCTCCTGAGTATGCCAATACTGGTCTGTTAAATGAGAAGAGCGATGTCTACAGTTTTGGGGTGCTACTACTGGAAGCAGTGACTGGGAGGGATCCAGTTGACTATGGTCGGCCTGCTAATGAG GTTCATCTGGTGGAGTGGCTGAAAATGATGGTTGGCACTAGAAGAGCGGAGGAGGTAGTGGATCCCGACATGGAGTTGAAACCAGCGATTCGTGCTCTGAAGCGCGCACTTCTAGTGGCACTGAGGTGTGTGGACCCAGATGCTGAGAAAAGGCCCACTATGGGTCAGGTTGTTCGGATGCTCGAGGCAGAAGACGTCCCATCACGGGAG GACCGCCGGAGCCGGAGGGGCCACAGCAACAACGCAGACAGCGAGTCCAAGGCAAGCTCAAGCGAGTTTGAGATAAGCAGTGATCGAAGAGAGTTAGGACCGTCATCGAGGTTCCAGCCCTAA